From Stenotrophomonas sp. SAU14A_NAIMI4_8:
CCTGGATGATCCCGATGCACCGCCGCGGCGCACCGTCGCCCCGGTGCAGCTGCGCGTGCGCGAGAGCAGTGCCGCACGGCCGAACTGATTTTCCACGACCTTTTCCCTTCCACGTACCAACGACCTACACGCGCATCGAGGCGCGAACCGCATGCCGATTTCCGCAACGCCCCGTCCATCGGGATCCAACAGCAGCCAGGCGCCGGTGATGAATGCCCGTGCGGCCCTGTGGGTGGCCACCACCATCTTCTTCATGTGGGGCTTCCTGACCAGCCTCAACGATGTGCTGATCCCGCACCTGAAGGCCGTGTTCGAGCTGAACTACACCCGCGCCATGCTGGTGCAGTTCACCTTCTTCGGCGCGTACTTCCTGATGTCGGTGCCGGCCGGTCGGCTGGTGGCGCGCCTGGGCTACAAGAAGGGCATCATCGCCGGCCTGCTGATTGCCGGTGTGGGCGCGCTGGGCTTCTGGCCGTCGGCCGCGCTGCGCACCTATGACGCCTTCCTGGCTTCGTTGTTCGTGCTGGCCACCGGCATTACCGTGCTGCAGGTGGCGGCCAACCCGTACGTGGCGCTGCTGGGCCCGGAAAAAACCGCCTCCAGCCGCCTGACCCTGGCGCAGGCCCTGAACTCGCTGGGCACCACGCTGGCGCCGCTGTTCGGCGGCTTCCTGATCCTGAGCACCGCGGTGAAGAGCGGTGACGAGATCAAGGCGATGCCGATGGCCGAGCAGCTGGCCTACCGGACTGCCGAAGCGCAGTCGGTGCAGGGCCCGTACGTGGGCCTGGCGATCGCGCTGGTGCTGCTGGCCGTGTTCGTCTACCTGTTCCGCCTGCCCAGCCTGACCGAAACCACCGAGCAGGCCGACAGCAGCCACCACACCCTGCTGGATGCGCTGAAGCAGCCGCACGTGCTGTTCGGCGTGCTGGCCATCTTCTTCTACGTGGGCGCCGAAGTGTCCATCGGCAGCCTGATGGTGAACTACCTGGCGCTGCCCGAAATCGGCGGCATGAGCGAGCAGCAGGCCACCCATTACGTGTCGGCCTACTGGGGCTGCGCCATGGTCGGCCGCTTCGCCGGCGCCTGGCTGCTGGCCAAGTTCTCGCCGCGCCGCCTGCTGGCCGGCTTCGCGCTGGCCAACGTGGTGCTGCTGGCGGTCACCCTGGGCTCGGGCGGCAAGGTGGCGCTGTACGGCATCGTGGCTACCGGCCTGTTCAATTCCATCATGTTCCCGACCATCTTCTCGCTGGCCATCGAACGCTTGGGCCCGCTGACCAACAAGGCCTCCAGCCTGCTGATCATGGCCATCGTCGGTGGCGCGATCATTCCGCTGCTGCAGGGCATGCTGGCCGATCGCATCGGCCTGCACCTGAGCTTCGTGCTGCCGGTGGTCTGCTACGTCTACATCATCTTCTACGGTCTGGTGGGCTCGCGCCCGCCGGCCGTCGGCCCGCAGGGAGGCTGAGTCGGAAATGGGTGCCATTGTCTGCTTCGGCGAAATTTTGATCGATCTACTAGCGCAGCCGCCGGCCTCGGCCGACACCCCGCGCGCGTTCCTGCAGTACGCCGGCGGTGCGCCGGCCAACGTGGCCGTGGCCGCTGCCCGGCTGGGCGCGCAGACCCAGTTCGTGGGCATGCTGGGCCGGGACATGTTTGGTGACTTCCTGGCCGACAGCCTGGCCGAGCACCGCGTGGGCACCGACTACATCGTGCGCACCGATGCAGCGAAGACCGCGCTGGCGTTCGTGGCGCTGGACGCCCACGGCGAGCGCAGCTTCAGCTTCTACCGGCCGCCGGCGGCCGACCTGCTGTTCCGTGACAGCGATTTCCAGGGCGCCTGCTTCGACAGCGCCGCCTGTTTCCATGTGTGTTCCAACAGCCTGACCGAAGCGGAGATTGCCGCGGCAACCTTCGCCGGCATGGAGCGTGCGCGTGCCGCCGGTGCGGTGGTCAGCCTTGACCTGAACCTGCGGCCGGCGCTGTGGCCGGCCGACACCGATCCCACGCCGCGGCTGTGGCAGGCGCTGGAGCGTGCCGACCTGGTGAAGCTGTCGCGCGAAGAGCTGGACTACCTGGCCGCGCCGCACGGTGCCGACGGTGACCAGGTCGTGCTGCAGCGCCTGCTGGGCGCACAGGCACGCTGGGTGATCGTGACCGACGGTGCCGCCACGCTGCGCTGGTACACCCGCGAGCAGCAGGGCCAGGTCACCAGTTTCCGCGTGGCCACGGTGGATACCACCGCCGCCGGCGATGCCTTCGTGGGCGGTGTGCTGGTGGGCCTGCTGGAGCGCGGCGGTGCCGGCGCTGGCTTCGCCGCGTTCTGCCAGGACCCGCAGGCGATCACCGAAACGTTGCGCTTCGGTGCGGCCGTCGGTGCGCTGGCGGTCACCCGCAAGGGCGCCT
This genomic window contains:
- the fucP gene encoding L-fucose:H+ symporter permease, which produces MPISATPRPSGSNSSQAPVMNARAALWVATTIFFMWGFLTSLNDVLIPHLKAVFELNYTRAMLVQFTFFGAYFLMSVPAGRLVARLGYKKGIIAGLLIAGVGALGFWPSAALRTYDAFLASLFVLATGITVLQVAANPYVALLGPEKTASSRLTLAQALNSLGTTLAPLFGGFLILSTAVKSGDEIKAMPMAEQLAYRTAEAQSVQGPYVGLAIALVLLAVFVYLFRLPSLTETTEQADSSHHTLLDALKQPHVLFGVLAIFFYVGAEVSIGSLMVNYLALPEIGGMSEQQATHYVSAYWGCAMVGRFAGAWLLAKFSPRRLLAGFALANVVLLAVTLGSGGKVALYGIVATGLFNSIMFPTIFSLAIERLGPLTNKASSLLIMAIVGGAIIPLLQGMLADRIGLHLSFVLPVVCYVYIIFYGLVGSRPPAVGPQGG
- a CDS encoding carbohydrate kinase, with the protein product MGAIVCFGEILIDLLAQPPASADTPRAFLQYAGGAPANVAVAAARLGAQTQFVGMLGRDMFGDFLADSLAEHRVGTDYIVRTDAAKTALAFVALDAHGERSFSFYRPPAADLLFRDSDFQGACFDSAACFHVCSNSLTEAEIAAATFAGMERARAAGAVVSLDLNLRPALWPADTDPTPRLWQALERADLVKLSREELDYLAAPHGADGDQVVLQRLLGAQARWVIVTDGAATLRWYTREQQGQVTSFRVATVDTTAAGDAFVGGVLVGLLERGGAGAGFAAFCQDPQAITETLRFGAAVGALAVTRKGAFAAMPSLDEVQQLLQTQELSA